One Streptomyces sp. NBC_00554 DNA segment encodes these proteins:
- the der gene encoding ribosome biogenesis GTPase Der gives MNDHIQPDGSAEHEHGALGDAEYAEFMELAAEEGFDVEDVEGAIGEAGHGPLPVLAVVGRPNVGKSTLVNRIIGRREAVVEDKPGVTRDRVTYEAEWAGRRFKLVDTGGWEQDVLGIDASVAAQAEYAIDAADAVVFVVDAKVGATDTDEAVVRLLRKAGKPVVLCANKVDGLSGEADASYLWALGLGEPHPVSALHGRGTGDMLDAVLEALPEAPAQTFGVAVGGPRRIALIGRPNVGKSSLLNKVANEDRVVVNEVAGTTRDPVDELIELGGITWKFIDTAGIRKRVHLQQGADYYASLRTAAAVEKAEVAVILIDASEAISVQDQRIVTMAVEAGRAIVLAFNKWDTLDEERRYYLEREIETELLQVAWAPRVNVSARTGRHMEKLVPAIETALAGWETRVPTGRLNAFLGELVAAHPHPIRGGKQPRILFGTQAGTRPPRFVLFASGFIEHGYRRFIERRLREEFSFEGTPIHISVRVREKRGAKKK, from the coding sequence ATGAACGACCACATCCAGCCCGACGGCTCGGCAGAGCACGAGCACGGGGCGCTTGGCGATGCCGAGTACGCGGAGTTCATGGAGCTCGCCGCGGAAGAGGGCTTCGACGTCGAGGACGTCGAGGGCGCGATCGGGGAGGCGGGCCACGGTCCGCTGCCCGTGCTCGCCGTCGTCGGCCGTCCCAATGTCGGCAAGTCGACCCTGGTGAACCGGATCATCGGCCGCCGCGAGGCCGTCGTCGAGGACAAGCCCGGTGTCACCCGCGACCGCGTCACCTACGAGGCCGAGTGGGCGGGCCGCCGCTTCAAGCTCGTCGACACCGGCGGCTGGGAGCAGGACGTCCTCGGCATCGACGCCTCCGTGGCCGCGCAGGCCGAGTACGCGATCGACGCGGCCGACGCGGTCGTCTTCGTCGTCGACGCCAAGGTCGGCGCCACCGACACCGACGAGGCGGTCGTACGACTGCTGCGCAAGGCCGGCAAGCCCGTCGTCCTGTGCGCCAACAAGGTCGACGGCCTGAGCGGCGAGGCCGACGCCTCGTACCTCTGGGCCCTGGGCCTCGGCGAGCCGCACCCCGTGTCCGCCCTGCACGGCCGCGGCACCGGCGACATGCTGGACGCCGTCCTGGAGGCGCTGCCGGAGGCCCCGGCGCAGACCTTCGGCGTCGCGGTCGGCGGCCCCCGCCGTATCGCCCTCATCGGCCGCCCGAACGTCGGCAAGTCCTCCCTGCTGAACAAGGTGGCCAACGAGGACCGCGTGGTCGTCAACGAGGTCGCGGGCACCACCCGTGACCCGGTCGACGAGCTCATCGAACTCGGCGGCATCACCTGGAAGTTCATCGACACGGCGGGCATCCGCAAGCGTGTCCACCTCCAGCAGGGCGCTGACTACTACGCCTCGCTGCGGACGGCCGCCGCGGTCGAGAAGGCCGAGGTCGCCGTCATCCTGATCGACGCCTCCGAGGCCATCTCCGTCCAGGACCAGCGCATCGTCACGATGGCCGTCGAGGCCGGGCGCGCCATCGTCCTCGCCTTCAACAAGTGGGACACCCTCGACGAGGAGCGCCGCTACTACCTGGAGCGCGAGATCGAGACCGAGCTCCTCCAGGTCGCCTGGGCGCCGCGCGTGAACGTGTCGGCGCGCACCGGGCGGCACATGGAGAAGCTCGTCCCGGCGATCGAGACGGCCCTGGCGGGCTGGGAGACCCGCGTCCCGACCGGTCGGCTGAACGCCTTCCTCGGCGAACTGGTCGCCGCCCACCCGCACCCGATCCGCGGCGGCAAGCAGCCGCGCATCCTCTTCGGTACGCAGGCGGGTACCAGGCCTCCGCGGTTCGTGCTCTTCGCCTCCGGCTTCATCGAGCACGGCTACCGGCGCTTCATCGAGCGCCGGCTGCGCGAGGAGTTCAGCTTCGAGGGGACGCCGATCCACATCTCGGTGCGGGTGCGCGAGAAGCGCGGCGCCAAGAAGAAGTAG